A region from the Solibacillus sp. FSL H8-0523 genome encodes:
- the addB gene encoding helicase-exonuclease AddAB subunit AddB, with product MTLRVISGRAGTGKSTFIHEEIVEDLKTNLLGHPIFILVPDQMTFSTEYELTNNYDIEGMMRAQVMTFKRLAWFVLQNEGGIARERIDNTGYRMLLRRILEEHQEEFLLFKQAAGKRGFTKEVEQILKEFSQYNIDLPSLKPLMDALRVNGASEVLLHKMHDIEIILQQLEERIGAEYIDGDGYFPLLLERMPKMESLRNTHVYLDGFVSFNGQEFAILKELLIYAKRVTLVLPMDHPSSDMLDGSTFYRAAMTYDKVKHEIAKLRLEHGLDIEEEPRMHLEVNFRSKNRDLQQIERSFNEPFVKPIEALGNVKILEGVNPRAEVQGIAQEIKKLVVEKGLRYQDIGIMYRQADVYDPIITTTFTQYEIPYFSNEKRAMLYHPLIEFSRSVLEILTSNWKYEPVFRSVKTDLYFPYNANLAAMRDRADILENFVIAKGIVHDRWFNDEVWHYRRFKSLEKMNTVQTKDEEEHEALLKSARDLIREPVAKLQHKLKGHVTGRDIVVALYEFMDELEVYKKLVKMQEQEEKTAAMQKATEHEQAWNGWVHILEQFDLMFGDKEIALEEAAQILDEGFESLQFSSVPPTLDEVTVSTLEFARFDNKKAIFIIGVNDGAYPMRMDSGGLLSDDERDVFEQADFELAPGIKSRLLQESFLFYRAITSPTDYLFITYASADEESKGKLPSIYVNRLHKMFEVKQDGKDEPVRTLPQRQVVADPLDEVHSANVLDYLQHPSPAIGFLMTQLKQAQFERREVAEAWQALQAFYEREGNWQHVLELVTKPLYETNEAEPLTEETATKLYGENFLASVSRIEKFYSCPYSHFASYGLKLQERTEFKLESFAMGDLFHEAIRTILSEKEPTIVLDTYVACYKKADYTISKLVDYFSYNILKSSHRFEYIKTKLVKIVARTIYALVNQSELSKFKAIAHEKPFGKRDDKNTEQDDRNPLDALKIDLDDNRKMFVRGQIDRIDAYKDAQNLYLRVIDYKSSGRKLDFNEVYNGISLQLLTYLDVAMQNFPIIAQEGKFIKDLSELENIIVQAAGMFYLHVHNPLIPTEDYEQLDKVESLRQEKFKLSGYMLKDVEVANLMDTSLEPSKTSIIVPAKFKSGEELEFDGRSSKVIEPAQMENLQQFVHHKFRQAGNEIYKGNTEIKPYSLGNQKACTYCNFKSVCQFDETETGNSFNELKKQKEEELFDNMKKAVCVHDDSNEAE from the coding sequence TGACATTGAAGGCATGATGCGCGCACAGGTCATGACGTTTAAACGTTTAGCGTGGTTTGTACTGCAAAACGAGGGTGGGATTGCACGTGAACGGATTGATAACACTGGGTATCGCATGCTGCTACGTCGCATTTTAGAAGAGCATCAAGAGGAGTTTTTACTGTTCAAGCAAGCAGCTGGGAAGCGCGGATTTACAAAGGAAGTCGAGCAAATTTTAAAGGAATTTAGTCAATACAATATTGATCTTCCATCGCTTAAACCATTAATGGACGCATTACGTGTGAATGGTGCAAGTGAAGTGCTGCTACATAAAATGCATGATATTGAAATTATATTACAGCAACTAGAGGAGCGCATTGGAGCAGAGTATATCGATGGGGATGGTTACTTCCCGTTACTGTTAGAGCGTATGCCTAAAATGGAAAGCTTACGCAATACGCATGTATATTTAGATGGTTTTGTGTCGTTTAATGGTCAGGAGTTTGCGATTTTAAAAGAGCTGTTAATTTATGCGAAGCGTGTGACATTAGTGTTGCCGATGGATCATCCGTCTTCAGATATGCTGGATGGTTCCACGTTTTACCGTGCGGCGATGACCTACGACAAAGTTAAGCATGAAATAGCAAAATTACGATTAGAGCATGGCCTTGATATTGAGGAAGAGCCGCGTATGCATTTAGAGGTAAATTTCCGTAGTAAGAATCGTGATTTACAGCAAATTGAGCGTAGCTTTAATGAGCCATTTGTGAAGCCGATTGAGGCATTAGGAAACGTGAAAATTTTAGAGGGGGTTAATCCGCGTGCAGAAGTACAAGGTATTGCCCAGGAAATTAAAAAGCTCGTTGTCGAAAAAGGCTTGCGCTATCAAGACATCGGGATTATGTATCGCCAAGCAGATGTCTATGATCCGATTATTACGACGACGTTTACGCAATATGAAATTCCATACTTCTCGAATGAAAAACGTGCGATGCTGTACCATCCTTTAATCGAATTTAGTCGTTCAGTTTTAGAAATTCTCACGTCAAATTGGAAGTATGAACCGGTATTCCGCAGTGTAAAAACTGACCTTTATTTCCCGTACAATGCAAATTTAGCCGCGATGCGTGACCGTGCGGATATTTTAGAGAACTTTGTCATTGCAAAGGGGATTGTGCATGATCGTTGGTTTAATGACGAGGTGTGGCATTACCGTCGTTTTAAGTCACTTGAAAAGATGAATACCGTGCAAACAAAGGACGAAGAGGAGCATGAAGCACTACTGAAATCGGCGCGTGATTTAATTCGAGAACCGGTTGCAAAGCTACAGCATAAGCTAAAAGGACATGTAACAGGCCGTGACATTGTTGTGGCATTGTATGAATTTATGGACGAGCTTGAGGTGTATAAAAAGCTCGTGAAAATGCAGGAGCAGGAAGAAAAAACGGCAGCCATGCAAAAGGCGACAGAGCATGAACAAGCGTGGAATGGCTGGGTGCATATTTTAGAGCAGTTCGACCTCATGTTTGGCGATAAAGAAATCGCTTTAGAAGAGGCAGCACAAATTTTAGATGAGGGCTTTGAATCGCTGCAGTTTTCAAGCGTACCACCGACACTCGATGAAGTAACGGTTTCTACGTTAGAATTCGCACGTTTTGATAATAAAAAGGCGATTTTCATTATCGGGGTCAATGACGGCGCGTATCCAATGCGAATGGATTCGGGCGGATTATTATCAGATGATGAGCGTGACGTGTTTGAACAGGCTGATTTCGAGCTGGCGCCAGGAATTAAAAGCCGATTGTTACAAGAAAGCTTTTTATTTTACCGTGCGATTACATCACCGACGGATTATTTATTTATTACCTATGCGAGTGCGGATGAAGAAAGTAAAGGCAAGCTGCCATCGATTTACGTGAACCGTCTGCATAAAATGTTTGAGGTGAAGCAGGACGGAAAAGATGAGCCGGTGCGCACCTTACCGCAACGTCAAGTAGTCGCCGATCCGCTTGATGAAGTGCATTCAGCAAACGTACTCGATTATTTACAGCATCCATCTCCTGCGATTGGCTTTTTAATGACGCAGTTAAAGCAGGCACAATTTGAACGCCGCGAAGTCGCAGAAGCATGGCAGGCACTCCAAGCGTTTTATGAGCGTGAAGGGAACTGGCAGCATGTGCTTGAGCTTGTCACAAAGCCGTTATATGAAACAAATGAGGCAGAGCCACTTACGGAAGAAACGGCTACAAAGCTATACGGTGAAAACTTTTTAGCGAGTGTATCGCGTATTGAGAAATTTTATAGCTGTCCGTATTCACACTTTGCATCGTACGGCTTGAAATTACAGGAGCGTACGGAATTTAAACTGGAATCATTTGCGATGGGCGATTTATTCCATGAGGCAATTCGAACAATTTTATCGGAAAAAGAGCCGACGATTGTGCTTGATACGTATGTGGCATGTTATAAAAAAGCGGATTACACGATTTCAAAACTCGTTGATTACTTCTCGTACAATATTTTAAAAAGCAGTCATCGTTTTGAGTACATTAAAACGAAGCTTGTTAAAATTGTCGCGCGTACGATTTATGCGTTAGTCAACCAAAGCGAGCTGTCAAAATTCAAAGCGATTGCGCATGAAAAGCCGTTTGGTAAGCGGGATGATAAAAATACCGAACAAGATGACCGCAACCCACTCGATGCATTAAAGATTGATTTGGATGATAACCGTAAAATGTTTGTGCGCGGCCAAATTGACCGCATTGATGCGTATAAGGATGCGCAAAACTTATATTTGCGTGTCATTGATTATAAATCGAGCGGCCGTAAATTAGATTTCAACGAGGTGTATAACGGTATTTCGCTTCAGCTGTTAACGTATTTAGATGTGGCGATGCAAAACTTCCCGATTATTGCACAGGAAGGCAAGTTTATTAAGGATTTATCGGAGCTTGAAAACATCATTGTGCAAGCAGCCGGCATGTTCTATTTACATGTGCATAACCCACTGATTCCAACTGAGGATTATGAGCAGCTCGACAAGGTAGAAAGCTTACGTCAGGAAAAGTTCAAGCTAAGTGGCTATATGTTGAAGGATGTCGAGGTAGCGAACTTAATGGATACGTCGCTTGAGCCGAGCAAGACGTCTATTATTGTGCCAGCGAAATTTAAAAGTGGTGAGGAGCTAGAATTTGATGGCCGCTCATCGAAAGTGATCGAACCAGCGCAAATGGAGAATTTACAGCAATTTGTTCACCATAAATTCCGCCAGGCGGGTAATGAAATTTATAAAGGTAACACCGAAATTAAGCCGTACAGCTTAGGCAATCAAAAAGCATGTACGTATTGTAATTTTAAATCGGTTTGTCAATTTGATGAGACCGAAACGGGCAACAGCTTCAATGAACTGAAGAAGCAAAAAGAGGAAGAACTATTCGACAATATGAAAAAGGCGGTGTGTGTACATGACGATTCCAATGAAGCCGAGTGA
- the addA gene encoding helicase-exonuclease AddAB subunit AddA → MTIPMKPSDVQWTDVQWKAIYAAGHDVLVSAAAGSGKTAVLIERLIQKILAPEDVRIDVDELLVVTFTNASAAEMRNRMAEALEKALSEDPSNAFLRRQLSLLNKAQISTLHSFCLSICREFAYTIDLDPGFRLASTEEASLLQDDVLMDVLEKAYRGDMDALFSKDELYALVDSFATDRSDQAIEFLLQEMYKVSRVQPKPYEWLRALPSKYDIDPSTPIDDLAIAKEIRPFVVASLQEAASRIYKGWQIVSVEPALQKNTELFEGEYAAVKAVADAMEQGTWQEAYELMPAIEFGRIKAVTKKDTEEDRAQYAIAKDHRDQAKAMIAGLKETFFARHPKLYVQEMAATKPILETLVKLTIEYSEAFKKAKQERGLLDFSDLEHYALEILTARDTDTAPPTPSDVALGFKKRFKEVLVDEYQDVNFLQETILQLVKSGDEASGNMFMVGDVKQSIYAFRLAEPRLFLDKYKRFDTDPTANGMKIDLNANFRSRSEVLEGTNYVFEQIMDEEVGEIEYDEQAKLRFGASYDEQQVPIELVLLEGDSKTQIVPGAEEDTEEESISAAQQEARYIIQRIRGFVENGGQVYNPKTKSMRPVQYKDIVVLMRSRTWYTTFAEEFKRAGLPLYAETDGGYFESLEVMIMLNTLKVIDNPYQDIPLASVLRAPFIGLTENELAAIRLVNEKVPFYDALKQFREQANGEMSGATEQKLDKFFSLHEKWRNFSRHGALADLVWQVYLDTNYFEMVGAMANGKQRQANLRALHDRALSYEKSSFRGLFRFLRFIDRMHSRGDDLGIAKSISEADDVVTLLTIHKSKGLEYPVVFVAGMSRAFNTKDLSSRYIFDQDFGLAIKSVNPDLNIISTSLPHLYVKEKKLAKMKAEEMRILYVAMTRAKERLILVGSIKEWQKQKEEWQFYQDLQEKVLPKYVRSKANSYLSWVGPAVARHNDFLFAEYRSEKATKTEKWKITVVPNSDYLAANEQADTVDEKDKQAVNEELVTLLTNRFSASYPYEQAVTKKSKTSVSELKRLESLQQMEEEQLYNTDAKRYVKATVPSFMLKGKKKRELSATEIGTAVHAVMQHAPQQGFETIEEVERFKQVLVERQLLHQIEAEAVQAEQVLAFFKTEIGQRFTQAKEVLREIPFTLSLKDKDGDAQIIQGVIDCLFEDANGQWILLDYKTDFIAPSILDDFEKIKQKMTKSYQVQLNYYQHAVQVIKRIEVSEKYLYLYSIGQQLKMD, encoded by the coding sequence ATGACGATTCCAATGAAGCCGAGTGATGTGCAGTGGACCGATGTACAGTGGAAGGCGATTTATGCAGCTGGACATGATGTATTAGTATCGGCTGCTGCGGGTTCAGGGAAAACAGCGGTATTAATCGAGCGGTTAATTCAAAAGATTTTAGCACCTGAGGATGTTCGAATTGATGTCGATGAATTACTCGTTGTAACGTTTACAAACGCATCGGCTGCGGAGATGCGCAATCGTATGGCAGAGGCACTCGAAAAGGCGCTGTCCGAGGACCCAAGCAATGCCTTTTTACGCCGTCAGCTGAGTCTACTAAATAAGGCACAAATTTCAACGCTGCATTCGTTTTGCTTATCGATTTGCCGTGAGTTTGCATACACAATTGATTTAGATCCAGGTTTTCGTTTAGCGAGCACCGAGGAGGCATCACTGCTACAAGATGATGTACTAATGGACGTGTTAGAAAAGGCGTACCGTGGGGATATGGATGCACTATTTTCAAAAGATGAGTTATATGCATTAGTTGATAGCTTTGCGACGGACCGCAGTGACCAGGCGATTGAGTTTTTACTACAGGAAATGTATAAAGTGTCACGTGTACAGCCAAAACCGTATGAATGGTTACGCGCGTTGCCGTCTAAATATGATATTGATCCGAGTACACCGATTGATGATTTAGCGATAGCTAAGGAAATTCGCCCGTTTGTTGTCGCGAGTTTACAAGAAGCAGCAAGTCGTATATATAAAGGCTGGCAAATTGTATCGGTGGAGCCAGCGCTTCAAAAAAACACGGAGTTATTTGAAGGGGAATACGCGGCGGTAAAAGCAGTAGCCGACGCAATGGAGCAAGGCACGTGGCAAGAGGCCTATGAGCTGATGCCAGCAATTGAATTTGGTCGGATAAAAGCTGTGACGAAAAAAGATACCGAGGAAGACCGTGCACAATACGCGATTGCGAAAGACCACCGCGACCAAGCAAAAGCAATGATTGCAGGTTTAAAGGAAACATTTTTCGCCCGTCATCCAAAGCTGTACGTACAGGAAATGGCTGCAACTAAGCCAATTTTAGAAACGTTAGTGAAGCTGACGATTGAATACAGCGAGGCCTTTAAAAAGGCGAAGCAGGAGCGCGGTTTACTGGATTTCTCGGATTTAGAGCATTATGCACTTGAGATTTTAACCGCTCGAGATACGGATACGGCACCACCGACACCGTCTGATGTGGCACTAGGTTTTAAGAAACGTTTTAAAGAAGTGCTTGTTGATGAGTATCAGGACGTTAACTTTTTACAAGAAACGATTCTGCAGCTTGTGAAAAGTGGCGATGAGGCGAGTGGCAATATGTTCATGGTTGGTGATGTCAAACAGTCGATTTACGCGTTCCGACTGGCAGAACCCCGCCTGTTCCTTGATAAATACAAGCGTTTTGACACGGATCCAACGGCGAACGGGATGAAAATCGATTTAAATGCCAACTTCCGTAGCCGTTCAGAGGTATTAGAAGGCACGAACTATGTGTTTGAGCAAATTATGGATGAGGAAGTCGGCGAAATTGAATACGATGAGCAGGCAAAACTAAGATTTGGTGCAAGTTACGATGAGCAGCAAGTCCCGATTGAACTAGTGCTACTTGAGGGCGATTCAAAAACACAAATCGTACCTGGTGCCGAAGAGGATACAGAGGAAGAAAGCATTAGCGCGGCCCAGCAAGAGGCACGTTATATTATTCAGCGTATTCGAGGCTTTGTAGAAAACGGTGGACAAGTATATAACCCGAAAACAAAATCAATGCGCCCCGTGCAATACAAGGACATCGTTGTTCTAATGCGTTCACGCACATGGTATACGACATTCGCTGAGGAATTTAAACGTGCAGGCCTACCGCTGTATGCGGAAACAGATGGTGGCTATTTCGAGTCGCTTGAAGTGATGATTATGCTTAACACATTAAAAGTGATCGACAACCCGTATCAGGACATTCCACTAGCATCTGTTCTGCGTGCCCCGTTTATTGGCTTAACGGAAAATGAACTGGCAGCCATTCGTTTGGTAAACGAAAAAGTGCCGTTTTATGATGCGCTCAAGCAATTCCGTGAGCAGGCGAATGGTGAAATGTCGGGTGCTACGGAGCAAAAGCTCGACAAGTTCTTTAGCCTACATGAAAAATGGCGTAACTTCTCGCGTCACGGGGCACTCGCTGATTTAGTATGGCAAGTGTATTTAGATACGAATTATTTTGAAATGGTTGGCGCGATGGCGAATGGTAAGCAGCGTCAGGCCAATTTACGTGCGCTGCATGACCGCGCATTAAGCTATGAAAAATCATCGTTTCGTGGATTATTCCGCTTCCTACGTTTCATTGACCGTATGCACTCGCGCGGGGATGATCTAGGAATTGCGAAATCCATTAGTGAAGCCGATGATGTCGTAACCCTACTGACGATTCACAAATCAAAGGGCTTAGAATATCCAGTCGTATTTGTTGCGGGCATGAGCCGAGCTTTCAATACAAAAGATTTAAGCAGTCGTTATATTTTTGATCAAGATTTTGGGTTAGCGATTAAATCGGTCAATCCGGATTTGAATATTATTTCAACATCACTACCTCATTTATATGTGAAAGAGAAAAAGCTCGCAAAAATGAAGGCTGAGGAAATGCGTATTTTATATGTGGCGATGACGCGTGCGAAGGAACGACTAATTTTAGTCGGTTCTATAAAAGAGTGGCAAAAGCAAAAGGAAGAATGGCAGTTTTATCAGGATTTACAGGAAAAAGTGCTGCCAAAATATGTGCGTTCTAAAGCAAATAGCTATTTAAGCTGGGTAGGTCCTGCGGTTGCACGTCACAACGATTTCTTATTTGCCGAGTATCGTTCAGAAAAAGCGACGAAAACGGAAAAATGGAAAATTACCGTTGTGCCAAATAGTGATTATTTAGCGGCCAACGAGCAGGCAGATACGGTAGATGAAAAGGACAAGCAAGCAGTGAATGAAGAGCTCGTGACGCTTTTAACGAACCGCTTTTCAGCTAGTTATCCATATGAACAGGCGGTAACAAAAAAATCGAAAACCTCTGTATCCGAGCTGAAGCGATTAGAAAGCTTGCAGCAAATGGAGGAAGAACAGCTGTACAACACCGATGCCAAACGCTACGTAAAAGCGACGGTGCCAAGCTTTATGTTAAAAGGTAAAAAGAAGCGCGAGCTATCAGCAACCGAAATAGGAACCGCGGTACACGCAGTCATGCAGCACGCACCGCAGCAAGGTTTTGAGACAATTGAAGAAGTAGAGCGGTTTAAACAAGTGTTAGTGGAGCGTCAGTTATTACATCAAATTGAAGCAGAGGCCGTGCAAGCCGAGCAGGTACTCGCCTTTTTCAAAACGGAAATTGGGCAACGCTTTACACAGGCAAAGGAAGTGCTACGTGAAATTCCGTTTACGCTCAGTCTAAAAGACAAAGACGGCGATGCACAAATTATTCAAGGGGTAATTGACTGTCTGTTTGAAGATGCGAATGGTCAGTGGATCTTACTCGATTATAAAACCGACTTTATTGCGCCATCCATTTTAGACGATTTTGAGAAAATTAAACAAAAAATGACAAAATCCTACCAAGTTCAATTAAACTATTATCAACATGCTGTACAAGTCATTAAACGCATTGAAGTAAGCGAGAAATATTTATATTTGTATAGCATTGGTCAACAATTGAAAATGGATTAG
- a CDS encoding DUF418 domain-containing protein, which translates to MEFRPVGSKERVATLDILRGFSLLGILLVNMFGFYLPMPHIADLSNWFSEAQDIIWQQLLDIYVQSSFYPLFSMLFGYGLAMQFLKAKETGASFYRFAPKRMIILFIVGMLHAVLIWWGDILATYAFCGIFLIALMRLRAKWLLIIAVVVNGLYHAIILSLYKAGGMFDTTTDSLSVDIVAIQSSIEAYGVGSWMDAFSQRLVDLSIQLSPFMWISSLFTILPYMLIGAALGKWRLIEGAKDKLVTWLVLAVLGIGIGIYMKSLPIAGAQTFGNEYLQVYIGGPMLALGYIAVVTLLTQLPFIVKVLSPVAKAGRMSMTLYIMQSIVCTVLFYNWGFGLFGKVDVQMGVFIALAIYVCQLVMAELYFSKFKQGPLEAAMKRLTYGK; encoded by the coding sequence GTGGAGTTTCGCCCAGTAGGTTCCAAAGAGCGTGTGGCAACGCTTGATATATTACGTGGTTTTAGTTTACTCGGTATTTTACTTGTCAATATGTTTGGCTTTTATTTACCGATGCCACATATTGCGGATTTAAGTAATTGGTTTAGTGAAGCACAAGACATTATTTGGCAACAATTGCTCGATATTTATGTGCAAAGTAGTTTTTATCCGTTATTTTCGATGCTGTTCGGGTATGGTTTAGCAATGCAGTTTTTAAAGGCCAAAGAAACGGGGGCTAGTTTTTATCGATTTGCCCCAAAGCGCATGATCATCTTATTTATAGTAGGGATGTTGCATGCCGTCCTCATTTGGTGGGGCGATATTCTAGCAACATACGCATTTTGCGGCATTTTCTTAATTGCCCTTATGCGCTTACGTGCAAAATGGCTTTTAATCATTGCAGTTGTGGTCAACGGGTTGTATCATGCGATTATTTTAAGTCTATATAAAGCGGGCGGTATGTTTGATACGACAACGGATAGTTTGTCGGTAGATATTGTAGCGATTCAAAGCTCGATTGAGGCATATGGGGTTGGATCGTGGATGGATGCATTTTCGCAGCGCTTAGTCGATTTGTCGATTCAACTGAGCCCGTTTATGTGGATTTCGTCGCTATTTACGATTTTACCGTATATGCTAATTGGAGCAGCACTTGGAAAGTGGCGTCTCATTGAAGGTGCGAAGGACAAGCTAGTGACATGGCTAGTATTAGCGGTACTTGGCATTGGTATCGGGATTTACATGAAAAGCTTACCAATTGCAGGTGCGCAAACATTTGGCAATGAATATTTACAAGTGTACATTGGTGGTCCGATGTTAGCGTTAGGCTATATTGCCGTCGTGACGTTACTTACGCAGCTACCGTTTATTGTAAAAGTTTTATCACCGGTGGCAAAGGCTGGCCGTATGTCGATGACGCTGTACATTATGCAGTCGATTGTCTGCACGGTGCTCTTTTACAATTGGGGCTTCGGATTATTTGGCAAAGTGGATGTACAGATGGGTGTCTTTATTGCCCTGGCGATTTATGTGTGCCAATTAGTAATGGCCGAGCTGTATTTCTCGAAATTTAAGCAAGGGCCACTCGAAGCAGCGATGAAGCGCTTAACGTATGGTAAATAG
- a CDS encoding fumarylacetoacetate hydrolase family protein, which produces MKLLSFKVNEQVKFGPKVKKEEAVWDVVEIQKQLNVLKDFPETIIDGITLGYDFVEQVRKLVDAAQKHEDGAQFKLAYSHIEWLSPIPRTPKNILCVGKNYNDHAVEMGAEKAPEDIMIFTKSPTAIAADEATLPVHAELTDSLDYEGELAIVIGKRGKNIPKGMAFDYVFGYTIANDLTARDLQQKHKQFFLGKSLEGSCPMGPYLVTKDELPDPQALTVVTKVNGEIRQNGSTKDMMFTVEDIIAIVSKYVTLEPGDVILTGTPAGVGKGMNPPQFLKAGDEVKISIEGIGTLANRFA; this is translated from the coding sequence ATGAAATTGTTATCATTTAAAGTAAATGAACAAGTAAAGTTTGGTCCAAAAGTGAAAAAAGAAGAGGCGGTTTGGGATGTTGTTGAAATTCAAAAGCAACTAAACGTCTTAAAAGATTTCCCGGAAACAATTATCGACGGCATTACGTTAGGCTATGACTTTGTTGAGCAGGTTCGTAAATTAGTAGATGCTGCACAAAAACATGAAGATGGTGCGCAATTTAAATTAGCGTATTCACATATTGAATGGTTATCACCAATTCCGCGTACACCGAAAAATATTTTATGTGTCGGAAAAAACTATAACGATCATGCGGTGGAAATGGGTGCAGAGAAAGCGCCTGAAGATATTATGATTTTCACAAAATCACCAACAGCGATTGCTGCGGATGAAGCGACTTTACCGGTCCATGCGGAGTTAACGGATTCACTCGATTACGAGGGTGAATTAGCGATCGTTATTGGCAAGCGCGGTAAAAATATTCCGAAGGGCATGGCGTTCGATTATGTGTTTGGTTATACCATCGCTAATGACTTAACGGCGCGTGATCTTCAGCAAAAGCATAAGCAGTTCTTCTTAGGCAAGAGTTTAGAAGGAAGCTGTCCAATGGGGCCATACTTAGTAACGAAAGATGAACTTCCTGATCCACAAGCACTTACAGTGGTAACAAAAGTAAACGGTGAAATCCGTCAAAACGGCTCGACAAAAGATATGATGTTTACCGTAGAGGATATTATTGCTATCGTTTCGAAATATGTAACGCTTGAGCCAGGTGATGTTATTTTAACAGGGACACCAGCTGGAGTAGGTAAAGGCATGAATCCACCACAATTTTTAAAAGCAGGCGATGAAGTGAAAATTTCAATCGAAGGTATTGGGACATTAGCGAATCGCTTCGCATAA
- a CDS encoding YisL family protein: protein MDFLTSTTHLHITTWVIALVLFFIAALSSKKLTGVHMGLRLMYILVIITGGALFLEWRDKITESGMNYDMKVLFGILVIGFMEMVLVRKGKGKPVNLFWILFAVVLLVTLYLGLSMGIGVNF from the coding sequence ATGGATTTTTTAACTAGTACAACGCACTTACACATTACAACTTGGGTAATCGCATTAGTTTTATTCTTTATCGCAGCATTATCTAGTAAAAAGCTTACAGGTGTACATATGGGCTTACGTTTAATGTACATTTTAGTGATCATTACAGGTGGCGCACTATTCTTAGAATGGCGCGATAAAATTACTGAAAGCGGCATGAATTATGACATGAAGGTATTATTCGGTATTTTAGTAATCGGCTTCATGGAAATGGTGTTAGTACGTAAAGGCAAAGGCAAGCCAGTAAACCTATTCTGGATTCTATTTGCTGTTGTGTTATTAGTAACGTTATACCTAGGCTTAAGCATGGGTATCGGTGTGAACTTCTAA